A region of Mesorhizobium sp. AR02 DNA encodes the following proteins:
- a CDS encoding aminotransferase class III-fold pyridoxal phosphate-dependent enzyme, with amino-acid sequence MAHPQKSPTHGTQAEAALISRRGRLLGAKSQLFYDEPVHLVRGEGVWLYDADGRKYLDAYNNVAHVGHCHPHVVDALCRQASLLNTHTRYLHTAILDYVERLTATFDASLSTAILTCTGSEANDIALRMAQATSGQMGIIATDATYHGNTTAVSQLSTRMPPVGGRAPYVRLVPAPDSYRHPDAMANGKAFGGAVREAIASLAKDGIGLSGMILCPLLANEGFPTLPAGFFDDAVAAVRDAGGLVIADEVQPGFGRTGSYFWGHQRAGFVPDIVTMGKPMGNGHPVAAVVTTTEILATFRNAFRYFNTFGGNPVSCAVASAVLDVLEDENLVANARDVGAYALDLLRPLADRHDCIGEVRGAGLFFGAELVRDRETREPAPDIAGRVINAMRDRGVLMGKTGIHGNVLKIRPPMPFSRANADLLIGTLDEVLGEVAGVAA; translated from the coding sequence ATGGCACACCCGCAGAAAAGTCCGACGCATGGAACGCAGGCCGAGGCGGCGCTGATTAGCCGGCGTGGCCGCCTGCTCGGCGCGAAATCGCAATTGTTCTATGACGAGCCCGTGCATCTGGTGCGCGGCGAAGGCGTCTGGCTCTACGATGCCGACGGCCGCAAATATCTCGACGCCTACAACAATGTCGCCCATGTCGGCCATTGCCATCCGCATGTGGTCGACGCGCTGTGCCGGCAGGCAAGCCTGCTCAACACCCACACGCGCTATCTCCACACCGCCATCCTCGATTATGTCGAGCGGCTGACCGCGACTTTCGATGCCAGCCTGTCGACTGCCATCCTGACCTGCACCGGCAGCGAGGCCAACGACATCGCACTGCGGATGGCGCAGGCGACTTCAGGCCAGATGGGCATCATCGCCACCGACGCCACCTATCACGGCAACACCACGGCGGTTTCGCAGCTCTCAACCCGCATGCCGCCAGTCGGCGGCCGCGCTCCCTATGTCAGGCTGGTGCCAGCGCCCGACAGCTATCGCCATCCCGACGCGATGGCCAACGGCAAGGCGTTCGGCGGCGCCGTGCGCGAAGCCATCGCCTCGCTGGCAAAGGACGGCATCGGCCTGTCCGGCATGATCCTGTGTCCGCTGCTCGCCAATGAAGGGTTTCCGACGCTGCCCGCCGGCTTCTTCGACGACGCCGTGGCGGCCGTGCGCGACGCTGGAGGGCTGGTCATCGCCGACGAAGTGCAGCCGGGCTTCGGCCGTACCGGCAGCTATTTCTGGGGCCATCAGCGCGCCGGCTTCGTTCCCGACATCGTCACCATGGGCAAGCCGATGGGCAATGGCCATCCGGTCGCCGCCGTCGTCACCACCACAGAAATCTTGGCGACTTTCCGTAACGCCTTCCGCTATTTCAACACCTTTGGCGGCAATCCGGTTTCCTGCGCCGTGGCTAGTGCGGTTCTTGATGTCCTGGAAGATGAAAACCTTGTCGCCAATGCGCGCGATGTCGGCGCCTATGCACTGGATTTGCTGCGGCCGCTGGCCGACCGGCATGACTGCATCGGGGAAGTCCGAGGCGCCGGCCTGTTCTTCGGCGCCGAGCTGGTCCGCGACCGCGAGACGCGCGAGCCGGCGCCCGACATCGCCGGGCGCGTCATCAACGCTATGCGCGACCGTGGCGTGCTGATGGGCAAGACCGGCATCCATGGCAATGTGCTGAAGATCCGCCCGCCAATGCCGTTTTCCCGCGCCAATGCCGACCTGTTGATCGGCACGCTCGACGAAGTGCTTGGTGAAGTCGCCGGAGTGGCGGCGTGA
- a CDS encoding aminotransferase class III-fold pyridoxal phosphate-dependent enzyme, with translation MRDINFLTETNAKPIWHPMAHPAEMRANPPKVIMKGEGVMVTDIGGNTVLDAVGGLWNVNLGYSCDPIKKAIADQLGALPYYSGFRGTSTGPSIELAYELAEWFAPEGMVRTFFTSGGSDSVETALRLARQYWKIRGQGDRTKFLALKKGYHGTHFGGASVNGNANFRRNYEPLLPGVFHIPAPWTFRNPFEETDPARLAKLCAKALEDEIAFQGGDTIAAFIMEPVLGAGGVIVPHESFMPLIREICDRHEILLIADEVVTGFGRTGAWSGSRLTGVKPDFMTIAKAITSGYFPLGATLIGGKVADVFEADKTSFGAIGHGYTYSGHPVGCAAGLAALAETKRLRLNENAAARGVELAAVLEGLKAKHAIVGDVRYKGLMAAIELVSDRATKKPADKKTMAVVSEAAYEAGVMLRVSGNNIILSPPLIISAADVAKIGEAIGAGLSKV, from the coding sequence ATGCGCGACATCAATTTCCTCACCGAGACCAACGCCAAGCCGATCTGGCATCCGATGGCGCATCCGGCCGAGATGCGGGCCAACCCGCCCAAGGTGATCATGAAGGGCGAGGGCGTCATGGTCACCGACATTGGCGGCAACACCGTGCTCGACGCCGTTGGCGGGTTGTGGAACGTCAATCTCGGCTACAGCTGCGACCCGATCAAGAAAGCGATCGCCGACCAGCTCGGCGCTCTCCCATACTATTCCGGCTTCCGCGGCACCTCGACCGGACCGTCGATCGAGCTCGCCTACGAACTCGCTGAATGGTTCGCGCCGGAAGGCATGGTGCGAACCTTCTTCACCTCGGGGGGCTCGGATTCGGTCGAGACAGCACTTCGGCTGGCCAGGCAATACTGGAAGATCCGCGGCCAGGGCGACCGGACAAAATTCCTGGCGCTCAAGAAAGGCTATCACGGCACCCATTTCGGCGGTGCCTCGGTCAACGGCAACGCCAATTTCCGCCGCAACTATGAGCCGCTGCTGCCCGGCGTCTTCCACATTCCGGCACCCTGGACCTTCCGCAATCCCTTCGAAGAGACCGATCCGGCGCGGCTGGCGAAACTGTGCGCCAAGGCGCTGGAGGATGAAATCGCCTTCCAGGGCGGCGACACCATCGCCGCCTTCATCATGGAGCCGGTGCTCGGCGCCGGCGGCGTCATCGTTCCGCATGAAAGCTTCATGCCGCTGATACGCGAGATCTGCGACCGCCACGAAATCCTGCTGATCGCCGACGAGGTCGTCACCGGCTTTGGCCGCACCGGAGCTTGGTCCGGTTCCAGGCTGACGGGTGTGAAGCCGGATTTCATGACCATCGCCAAGGCGATCACCTCAGGCTATTTCCCGCTCGGCGCGACGCTGATCGGTGGCAAGGTCGCCGACGTGTTCGAGGCCGACAAGACCAGTTTTGGCGCCATCGGCCATGGCTATACCTACTCCGGTCACCCGGTCGGCTGCGCGGCGGGACTGGCGGCGCTCGCCGAGACCAAACGGCTTCGCCTGAACGAGAACGCCGCGGCACGCGGTGTCGAACTGGCGGCCGTGCTGGAGGGCCTGAAGGCCAAGCACGCCATCGTTGGCGATGTCCGTTACAAGGGCCTGATGGCGGCGATCGAGCTGGTCTCGGATCGCGCGACGAAAAAACCCGCCGACAAGAAGACTATGGCCGTGGTTTCGGAGGCTGCCTACGAAGCCGGCGTCATGCTGCGCGTCTCCGGCAACAACATCATCCTGTCACCCCCGCTGATCATCAGCGCCGCCGATGTCGCCAAGATCGGTGAGGCGATCGGCGCAGGACTGTCGAAGGTCTGA
- a CDS encoding HAD-IA family hydrolase, which produces MAQALVLDFGGVVTRTLFETHALTEQALGLKSGTLQWRGPFDPDSDPLWRSMQADEISERDYWRTRTSEVGRLVGEDWQAMETFVQRARGAEPEKVVRHEADRAIRAVHAAGFRLAILSNELDLFYGADFRRRLPLLGLFDVIVDATYTGILKPDPRAYAFVTEALGLPADACVFVDDQKRNVDGGRAAGMRTVHFDVARPALSYAEALAHFDLVPAA; this is translated from the coding sequence GTGGCCCAGGCGCTGGTTCTCGATTTCGGCGGCGTCGTCACAAGGACGCTGTTCGAGACCCATGCCTTGACCGAACAGGCGCTCGGCTTGAAGTCCGGCACGCTGCAATGGCGTGGGCCGTTCGATCCAGACAGCGACCCGCTGTGGCGTTCGATGCAGGCCGACGAGATCAGTGAACGCGACTATTGGCGCACCCGCACAAGTGAGGTCGGCCGCCTTGTCGGCGAGGACTGGCAGGCGATGGAGACTTTTGTCCAGCGCGCCCGCGGCGCCGAGCCGGAGAAGGTGGTGCGGCACGAAGCCGACCGCGCCATCCGCGCCGTCCATGCCGCGGGGTTTCGCCTGGCGATCCTGTCCAACGAACTCGACCTGTTCTACGGCGCCGATTTTCGCCGGCGGCTACCGCTGCTCGGCCTGTTCGACGTGATCGTCGACGCCACCTACACCGGCATCCTCAAGCCCGACCCGCGCGCCTATGCCTTCGTCACCGAAGCACTCGGCTTGCCTGCCGATGCCTGCGTGTTCGTCGACGACCAGAAGCGCAATGTCGATGGCGGCCGTGCCGCCGGCATGCGCACGGTGCATTTCGACGTTGCCCGGCCAGCGCTTTCCTATGCCGAAGCCCTTGCCCATTTCGACCTCGTCCCAGCTGCCTGA
- a CDS encoding Tm-1-like ATP-binding domain-containing protein, with amino-acid sequence MSAQTAPRILVIGTGDTKADELLFMKACIEASGGSAVMMDVSVLGNPPYSPDHDKHAVARAVDVTIEEIVASGDENTAMTLMAGGAVQLVRKLHRNGEIDAFIAIGGSMGTDLALDVALSLPLGVPKFVVSTIAYSHLIPPERVAPDLMMILWAGGLYGLNSICKLVLSQACGAVVGAARIVLEARASTPAIGPTIGMTSLGSSCLRYMKTLKPALERRGYDVAVFHTTGMGGRAFESIAGQDHFCAVFDFSLQEITNHLAGSVVSSGNDRLENAGARGIPQIAAPGAVDMVDLPTWQDLPAKFSERPFHAHNRLIASITVDAADRREVARTIAAKLGASKGRSAFILPSRGIQEWDIEGEPLYEPEALAAFVDEMRKAISPSVEFHEIDAHINSDDFVGKALEIFDRWVEEGIIPRGMPAKGVAA; translated from the coding sequence ATGTCTGCACAGACCGCGCCCCGCATCCTGGTTATCGGCACCGGCGACACCAAGGCCGACGAACTGCTGTTCATGAAAGCGTGCATCGAGGCATCGGGCGGCAGCGCCGTGATGATGGATGTCAGCGTTCTCGGCAATCCGCCCTACAGCCCCGATCACGACAAGCATGCCGTGGCGCGGGCCGTCGACGTGACGATCGAGGAGATCGTCGCCAGCGGCGACGAGAACACGGCCATGACATTGATGGCCGGTGGCGCCGTGCAATTGGTGCGGAAGCTGCACCGGAACGGCGAGATCGACGCCTTCATCGCCATCGGCGGTTCGATGGGCACCGATCTGGCGCTCGACGTCGCGCTTTCCCTGCCGCTGGGGGTGCCGAAATTCGTCGTCTCCACCATCGCCTATTCGCACCTCATCCCGCCGGAACGCGTCGCGCCGGACCTGATGATGATCCTGTGGGCCGGCGGGCTCTACGGCCTCAACTCGATCTGCAAGCTGGTTCTGTCGCAGGCCTGCGGCGCGGTCGTCGGCGCGGCGAGGATCGTGCTGGAAGCCCGCGCCTCGACACCGGCGATTGGCCCGACCATCGGCATGACTTCGCTCGGCAGCTCCTGCCTGCGCTACATGAAGACGCTGAAACCGGCGCTGGAGCGGCGCGGCTATGACGTCGCCGTCTTCCACACCACCGGCATGGGCGGCCGCGCCTTCGAATCGATCGCCGGCCAGGACCATTTCTGCGCCGTCTTCGATTTCAGCCTGCAGGAGATCACCAACCATCTGGCCGGCTCTGTCGTCAGCTCCGGCAACGACCGGCTGGAAAATGCCGGCGCCCGCGGCATTCCGCAGATCGCCGCCCCCGGCGCGGTCGACATGGTCGACCTGCCAACCTGGCAGGATTTGCCGGCTAAATTTTCCGAGCGCCCGTTTCACGCCCATAACAGGCTGATCGCCTCGATCACCGTCGATGCCGCTGACCGCCGCGAGGTCGCCAGGACCATCGCCGCCAAGCTCGGCGCATCGAAAGGGCGGTCCGCCTTCATCCTGCCGTCCCGGGGCATCCAGGAATGGGACATAGAGGGTGAGCCGCTCTATGAACCCGAAGCCCTTGCCGCCTTCGTGGATGAAATGCGCAAGGCGATTTCCCCCAGCGTCGAGTTCCACGAGATTGACGCCCACATCAACAGCGACGATTTTGTCGGCAAGGCGCTGGAAATCTTCGATCGCTGGGTTGAGGAAGGCATCATCCCGCGTGGCATGCCGGCCAAGGGAGTGGCCGCGTGA
- a CDS encoding IclR family transcriptional regulator has protein sequence MGTVGKAISLLELFTVAEPELGLTELARRSSFDKATTRRLLVALTSHGFVEQDAGTRHYRLGAGLSRLARIREARFPFLQTSVPLVRDLASATAETVHLSEFGTDRLVTVHVEHPTWANRVNIDIGQLLPLHSTASGIAYLSFARDEAIKACLAGPLEAFTAHTLIDPTAISRSMAEARERGYSICDQGLEEGVISVAAAILAADGFAFGTIAVAAPKARTTPADIAQRGLAVMATAREISMRLNGDNLQTLRRQA, from the coding sequence GTGGGTACGGTCGGCAAGGCGATTTCACTTCTGGAGCTGTTCACCGTGGCCGAGCCCGAACTCGGGCTGACCGAACTGGCGCGCCGCTCTAGCTTCGACAAGGCGACGACGCGGCGGCTGCTGGTGGCCCTGACCAGCCATGGCTTCGTCGAGCAGGACGCCGGCACGCGGCACTACCGGCTCGGCGCCGGCCTGTCGCGGCTGGCGCGTATCCGCGAGGCCCGCTTTCCCTTCCTGCAGACCTCCGTGCCGCTGGTGCGGGATCTGGCAAGCGCCACGGCCGAGACCGTGCATCTGTCGGAATTCGGCACCGACAGGCTGGTCACCGTCCATGTCGAGCATCCCACCTGGGCGAACCGCGTCAACATCGACATCGGCCAGCTTCTGCCCCTGCATTCGACCGCGTCGGGCATTGCCTATCTGTCCTTCGCCCGGGATGAGGCCATCAAGGCATGCCTGGCGGGACCTCTCGAGGCCTTTACGGCGCATACGCTGATCGATCCCACCGCCATCTCGCGCTCCATGGCCGAGGCGCGCGAGCGCGGCTATTCGATCTGCGATCAGGGCCTGGAAGAAGGCGTCATATCAGTCGCGGCGGCAATCCTGGCGGCGGACGGCTTTGCATTCGGCACCATCGCTGTGGCGGCGCCGAAGGCCAGGACGACGCCGGCCGACATCGCTCAACGAGGGCTTGCGGTCATGGCCACGGCACGGGAGATTTCGATGCGCCTCAATGGCGACAATTTGCAAACACTGAGGAGGCAGGCCTGA
- a CDS encoding APC family permease: MTAVSEQAPANRLRKNSLGVGAIAFMVISAAAPLTAVAGGTPLGMLMGNGAGFAGTYLIVTVLLLLFAVGYVAMSRHVGNAGAFYAYAARGLGGLAGGATALIAILSYNAMQIGVMGLLGAATSGLFAGWGINLPWWVWSFIAIAIVAVLGYRQVDLSAKILTVLVLCEYAVVLILDLTILKTGGDSGLSAAPFSWSQITSGAPAIAILFCFAAFIGFEATTIYAEEARDPKVTIPRATYFSVLLIGVFYMVTAWLMAVGAGVDKLLPALQGLQDPTTFLFGLSDRYAGTLLTHAMSILFVSSLFAGVLAFHNAVARYIYVSGREKLLPQSIGVTHSAHQSPHVASVIQSVLAAVVVGLFAVLGLDPVLALFSWLTNVATLGVIVMMAVASLAVVMYFRANPSTQENAVKTTILPGLTFIAFVVIIYLIVINFGSLSGAGGFLGVFLPGMVLIAAVIGLLLAGALRSRDPVAFESLGLPLKD; the protein is encoded by the coding sequence ATGACAGCAGTTTCGGAACAGGCGCCGGCCAACAGGCTGCGCAAGAACAGTCTTGGCGTCGGCGCCATCGCCTTCATGGTGATTTCGGCGGCAGCCCCGCTCACGGCGGTCGCCGGCGGCACGCCGCTCGGCATGCTGATGGGCAATGGCGCCGGCTTTGCCGGCACCTATCTGATCGTGACGGTGCTGCTGCTGCTGTTCGCGGTCGGCTATGTCGCTATGTCGCGGCATGTCGGCAATGCCGGCGCCTTCTATGCCTATGCCGCGCGCGGGCTCGGCGGTCTCGCCGGCGGCGCTACGGCGCTGATCGCCATCCTGTCCTACAATGCCATGCAGATCGGCGTCATGGGTCTGCTCGGTGCCGCCACCTCCGGGCTGTTTGCCGGCTGGGGCATCAACCTGCCCTGGTGGGTGTGGAGCTTCATCGCCATCGCCATCGTCGCCGTGCTCGGTTACCGCCAGGTCGACCTGTCAGCCAAAATCCTGACGGTGCTGGTGCTCTGCGAATACGCCGTGGTGCTGATCCTCGATTTGACGATCCTCAAGACCGGCGGCGACAGCGGCCTGTCGGCGGCACCGTTCAGCTGGAGCCAGATTACGTCGGGCGCGCCGGCGATCGCCATCCTGTTCTGTTTCGCCGCCTTCATCGGCTTCGAGGCGACGACGATCTACGCCGAGGAAGCCCGTGACCCCAAAGTCACCATTCCGCGCGCCACCTATTTCTCCGTGCTTTTGATCGGCGTCTTCTACATGGTCACCGCATGGCTGATGGCGGTTGGGGCCGGCGTCGACAAATTGCTGCCGGCGCTGCAGGGCCTGCAGGACCCGACGACCTTCCTGTTCGGCCTCTCCGACCGTTATGCCGGCACGCTGCTGACGCATGCGATGAGCATCCTGTTCGTGTCGAGCCTGTTTGCCGGCGTGCTGGCGTTCCACAATGCGGTTGCCCGCTACATCTATGTCTCGGGCCGCGAGAAGCTATTGCCGCAGTCGATCGGGGTCACGCATTCGGCGCACCAGAGCCCGCATGTCGCCTCGGTGATCCAGAGCGTGCTGGCGGCTGTCGTCGTCGGCCTGTTCGCCGTGCTCGGCCTCGATCCGGTGCTGGCGCTGTTCTCCTGGCTGACCAATGTCGCAACGCTCGGCGTCATCGTCATGATGGCTGTCGCCTCGCTCGCGGTGGTAATGTACTTCCGTGCCAATCCCTCGACGCAGGAGAATGCGGTGAAGACCACCATCCTGCCGGGACTGACCTTCATCGCCTTCGTCGTCATCATCTATCTGATCGTCATCAATTTCGGCAGCCTGTCGGGGGCCGGTGGCTTCCTCGGCGTGTTCCTGCCGGGGATGGTGCTGATCGCGGCGGTGATCGGCCTGCTGCTGGCCGGCGCCTTGAGGAGCCGCGACCCTGTCGCCTTCGAAAGCCTCGGCCTGCCGCTGAAGGATTGA
- a CDS encoding cytochrome P450, whose amino-acid sequence MSFAENITVEALEADPYPIYAELRRSAPVAFVPSVNLWFVTRWKDVELVAKSPDTFSAIVRAGVSPVERSFGKPTILTTDGETHKQLRQGVDPKYRPRTVAAYAGDLVRSIAEPYLDAIAERGSAELMADYFEPVSTLSLARSLGLADIDMPTLRRWFYGLAQGAINFEKDPKRQEIADAIGAEVGAAVTPTLERLVRAPDDSALSHMLHDGMPEGKTRHIDFLMPTIKVILLGGMQEPGHGAGSILVGLLRNPDQLRQVLDDPATFVPKAVDEGLRWVAPIGTQTRETTRAVEIGGATIPAGAPVAALVSSASRDESRFADPDRFDINRDEGNHAAFGFGHHFCSGRFFAREQMCLAVRLLLERFPDLSLVPGKEPVFRGWEFRAPTTLHVSFGAGSP is encoded by the coding sequence TTGAGCTTTGCCGAAAACATCACCGTCGAGGCGCTGGAGGCCGACCCCTATCCAATCTATGCCGAGCTCAGGCGCAGCGCGCCGGTCGCCTTCGTGCCCTCGGTCAATCTCTGGTTCGTCACCCGCTGGAAGGATGTCGAACTGGTGGCGAAATCGCCCGACACCTTCTCGGCAATCGTCAGAGCGGGCGTATCGCCCGTAGAGCGGTCCTTCGGCAAGCCGACCATCCTGACCACCGATGGCGAGACGCACAAGCAATTGCGCCAGGGCGTCGACCCGAAATACCGGCCGCGCACGGTCGCCGCCTATGCCGGCGATCTCGTGCGCTCGATCGCCGAACCCTATCTCGACGCGATCGCCGAGCGCGGTTCGGCCGAGCTGATGGCGGACTATTTCGAGCCGGTGTCGACGCTCAGCCTGGCGCGTTCGCTCGGCCTTGCCGACATCGACATGCCGACGCTGCGCCGCTGGTTCTATGGGCTCGCCCAGGGCGCCATCAATTTCGAGAAAGACCCGAAGCGGCAGGAGATCGCCGACGCCATCGGCGCCGAGGTCGGCGCCGCCGTGACGCCGACGCTGGAAAGGCTCGTCCGCGCACCGGATGATTCCGCGCTGTCGCATATGCTGCATGACGGCATGCCGGAAGGGAAAACGCGTCACATCGACTTCCTGATGCCGACCATCAAGGTGATCCTGCTTGGCGGCATGCAGGAGCCGGGCCATGGCGCCGGCTCGATCCTTGTCGGTCTGTTGAGGAATCCCGACCAGTTGCGGCAGGTGCTCGACGATCCCGCGACCTTCGTGCCCAAGGCCGTCGATGAAGGCCTGCGCTGGGTGGCGCCGATCGGCACGCAGACGCGCGAAACGACCCGCGCGGTCGAGATCGGTGGCGCGACGATCCCCGCCGGCGCGCCGGTCGCCGCACTTGTCTCTTCCGCCAGCCGCGATGAGAGCCGCTTTGCCGATCCGGACCGCTTCGACATCAACCGCGACGAAGGCAACCACGCCGCTTTCGGCTTCGGCCATCACTTCTGTTCCGGCCGCTTTTTTGCGCGCGAGCAGATGTGCCTCGCGGTAAGGCTCTTGCTTGAACGATTCCCCGATCTCAGCCTGGTGCCCGGCAAGGAGCCGGTGTTCCGTGGCTGGGAGTTCCGGGCGCCAACCACATTGCATGTTAGTTTCGGAGCCGGTTCCCCATGA